The Candidatus Kryptobacter tengchongensis genome contains a region encoding:
- a CDS encoding 2-oxopent-4-enoate/cis-2-oxohex-4-enoate hydratase produces MSNYIEIFADELYSAEVNLTPIEPLTSRNGSMTIEDAYKIQLKNVERKLKSGWRIKGKKIGITSFAVQRMLNVNQPDFGYLFDTMYVEDGGVIKLSSLIQPRVEGEIAFVMEKDLSGPGVTEADVLRATAFVVPSIEIVDSRIKDWKIKIQDTIADNASSGLFVLGGKKTLVDNLDFRCLGMILEQNGEVVVSGAGAASLGNPVKAVAWLANKLSEFGEYLRAGEIILSGALAQLVVPKKGDFFKVSIQKLGSVSVKFE; encoded by the coding sequence ATGTCAAATTATATTGAAATTTTTGCAGATGAACTATACTCAGCTGAGGTTAACTTAACCCCTATTGAGCCGTTGACATCAAGAAATGGAAGCATGACAATTGAGGATGCTTATAAAATTCAACTTAAAAATGTTGAGAGGAAGTTAAAAAGTGGTTGGAGGATTAAAGGGAAGAAGATTGGGATTACAAGTTTTGCGGTTCAGAGAATGCTTAATGTAAACCAGCCTGATTTCGGTTATCTTTTTGATACGATGTATGTTGAGGATGGGGGAGTGATCAAGCTTAGCAGTTTAATTCAGCCAAGGGTTGAAGGTGAGATTGCATTTGTAATGGAAAAGGATTTAAGTGGACCTGGAGTTACGGAAGCAGATGTTTTAAGAGCCACAGCCTTCGTTGTTCCATCAATTGAAATAGTTGATAGCCGAATAAAAGATTGGAAAATAAAAATTCAAGATACAATTGCAGATAATGCTTCTTCCGGTTTGTTTGTTCTTGGCGGTAAGAAGACATTGGTTGATAATCTTGATTTTAGATGTTTGGGGATGATACTTGAGCAGAATGGTGAAGTTGTTGTTTCTGGAGCTGGGGCAGCTTCACTTGGAAATCCTGTAAAGGCAGTCGCATGGCTTGCAAATAAACTTTCAGAATTTGGCGAGTATTTAAGAGCTGGTGAGATCATCCTTTCAGGGGCGCTTGCCCAACTTGTGGTCCCGAAGAAAGGTGATTTTTTCAAAGTATCAATTCAAAAACTTGGAAGCGTGAGTGTAAAATTTGAGTGA
- a CDS encoding acetaldehyde dehydrogenase encodes MQNGKVKCAIVGSGNIGTDLLIKILRYSKNLEPVMMIGIDPSSDGLARAKRLGIETTYEGIEGFLKRKDVVEQVKIIFEATSARAHLQNAPIYEELGKIAIDLTPAAIGPYVVPPVNLGEHLDKLNVNLITCGGQATIPMVYAVSRVVDVHYAEIVSSVASKSAGPGTRQNIDEFTQTTAKGLEVIGKARKGKAIIILNPAEPPIIMRNTVYTITDECDIEEVKESIYQMVDEVKKYVPGYNLKSEPIFDPLDKYPIKIPGYGEFNRGYKVTILLEIEGAGHYLPKYAGNLDIMTSAALRVGELFAEKILEKSTVQ; translated from the coding sequence ATGCAAAATGGGAAAGTTAAATGTGCGATTGTTGGAAGTGGGAACATAGGGACTGATCTTTTGATAAAAATTCTGCGATATTCAAAAAATCTTGAACCAGTTATGATGATCGGGATAGATCCAAGTTCTGATGGGCTTGCGCGGGCAAAGAGGCTTGGGATTGAAACGACTTATGAGGGAATAGAGGGATTTTTAAAAAGGAAAGATGTTGTTGAGCAGGTTAAAATTATATTTGAGGCAACAAGTGCGAGGGCACATCTTCAAAATGCTCCGATTTATGAAGAGCTTGGGAAAATCGCAATTGACCTAACTCCAGCTGCTATAGGTCCTTATGTTGTTCCCCCGGTGAATTTAGGAGAACATCTTGACAAGTTAAATGTTAACTTAATAACTTGTGGTGGTCAGGCAACGATCCCTATGGTTTATGCTGTTTCAAGAGTCGTTGATGTCCATTACGCTGAGATCGTATCCTCAGTGGCAAGCAAGAGCGCTGGACCTGGGACAAGGCAAAATATAGATGAATTTACACAAACAACTGCTAAGGGTCTTGAGGTTATCGGTAAAGCAAGGAAGGGGAAGGCGATAATAATTTTAAATCCTGCTGAACCACCAATTATTATGAGAAATACTGTCTACACGATAACAGATGAATGCGATATTGAGGAGGTTAAAGAATCAATTTATCAAATGGTTGATGAGGTTAAAAAATATGTCCCGGGGTATAACCTAAAATCTGAGCCAATTTTTGACCCACTTGATAAATATCCGATAAAGATACCTGGTTATGGCGAGTTCAACCGTGGTTATAAAGTGACAATTTTACTTGAAATTGAAGGTGCAGGGCATTACCTGCCTAAATATGCCGGAAACCTTGATATAATGACATCAGCAGCACTTAGAGTTGGGGAGCTTTTTGCCGAGAAAATTTTAGAAAAGTCAACAGTTCAATAA
- a CDS encoding 4-hydroxy 2-oxovalerate aldolase has product MDKKIIINDVTLRDGMHAMSHQYEIEDMVEIAKALDEAGVDIIEVSHGDGLAGNAINYGFSKYPETEYISAVADVLKNAKLDVLLLPGIGTIAELEVAIDLGVKVVRIATHCTEADIAIQHIEYSKKRGLDVVGFLMMAHMITPSELVKQAKIMEQAGADCVYVVDSAGAMLPQDVADRVKAFKDNLSCQVGFHAHHNLSLGVANSLSAVQNGADRIDASLCGLGAGAGNAPLEVLIAVFNKAGIKTNCDLYKLMDAAENLVRPMMKRKNVEVIIDRDSLSLGYAGVYSSFLLHAKRAGQRFGVDTRDILVELGRRKMVGGQEDMIIDVAVELAKKLGREIEVG; this is encoded by the coding sequence ATGGACAAAAAAATTATCATAAATGATGTGACGCTTCGCGATGGGATGCATGCGATGTCCCATCAATACGAAATTGAAGACATGGTTGAGATAGCGAAGGCGCTTGATGAAGCTGGGGTTGATATAATTGAGGTTTCACATGGGGATGGTCTTGCTGGAAATGCAATAAATTATGGTTTTTCAAAATATCCAGAAACAGAATACATTTCAGCAGTTGCTGATGTATTAAAGAATGCAAAACTTGATGTGTTGCTCTTACCAGGAATTGGTACAATCGCTGAGCTTGAGGTTGCCATTGATCTTGGTGTCAAAGTTGTAAGAATTGCAACACATTGCACTGAGGCGGATATAGCAATTCAGCATATTGAGTATTCAAAAAAGAGGGGACTTGATGTTGTAGGTTTTTTGATGATGGCGCATATGATCACGCCAAGTGAGCTTGTAAAACAGGCTAAAATAATGGAGCAGGCGGGGGCTGATTGTGTCTATGTTGTTGATTCAGCAGGAGCGATGCTTCCGCAAGATGTTGCAGATAGAGTTAAAGCTTTTAAGGATAATTTAAGTTGCCAGGTTGGATTTCATGCTCATCATAATCTTTCGCTTGGTGTAGCAAATTCGCTTTCTGCTGTTCAAAATGGGGCAGATAGAATTGACGCATCTCTTTGTGGGCTTGGCGCTGGAGCAGGAAATGCCCCACTTGAGGTTTTGATCGCTGTCTTTAATAAAGCGGGGATAAAAACAAATTGTGATCTCTATAAACTAATGGACGCAGCTGAAAATCTCGTCAGACCAATGATGAAAAGAAAGAATGTTGAAGTTATAATTGACAGAGATAGTTTATCGCTTGGATATGCTGGGGTTTATTCGTCATTTTTGCTCCATGCGAAAAGAGCAGGACAAAGGTTCGGAGTTGATACAAGAGATATTTTAGTTGAACTTGGACGCAGAAAAATGGTCGGAGGACAAGAGGATATGATAATTGATGTTGCGGTTGAACTTGCAAAGAAATTAGGGAGAGAAATTGAGGTTGGATAA
- a CDS encoding 2-oxo-3-hexenedioate decarboxylase — translation MSAKTQKNKSSKLKQIARYLHQCEVERKEADQIVRAYPELTIDDAYLIQKELVGIKLSQGGKIIGYKLAFTTRTKQRSMGISSVGFGYLFNYMKIDDGGELNLNHLIHPKAEAEIAFIIGEDLYGDVSPYEVIEATKFVAPAIEFVDSRYKDFKFDLIDVIADNFSASRFAIGADVRKPSEVDLRLSGVIFERNGIPEKTGALGAVLGNPAIAVAQLVKFLSKRGEKVKSGSIILTGSITEAIDVKEGDFIKVTICGVGEVSTFVVKK, via the coding sequence GTGTCGGCAAAAACACAAAAAAACAAGAGTAGTAAATTAAAGCAAATTGCAAGGTATCTTCATCAGTGTGAGGTTGAAAGGAAAGAAGCTGATCAAATTGTAAGGGCGTATCCCGAGCTTACAATTGATGATGCATATTTGATTCAGAAAGAGCTTGTTGGTATTAAACTTTCGCAAGGGGGTAAAATCATCGGATATAAACTTGCTTTTACAACACGCACCAAACAAAGGTCAATGGGGATTTCAAGTGTTGGCTTTGGTTATCTTTTCAATTATATGAAAATAGATGATGGCGGGGAACTTAACTTAAATCATCTAATTCATCCCAAGGCGGAAGCAGAGATTGCTTTTATAATTGGGGAGGATCTCTATGGGGATGTTTCACCTTATGAGGTGATTGAAGCGACGAAATTTGTTGCACCTGCGATTGAATTTGTTGATTCAAGGTATAAAGATTTTAAATTTGATTTAATTGATGTGATTGCTGATAACTTTTCAGCGTCAAGGTTTGCAATTGGGGCAGATGTAAGAAAACCGAGCGAAGTTGATTTAAGATTATCTGGGGTTATTTTTGAGAGAAATGGCATTCCTGAAAAAACTGGTGCTTTGGGGGCTGTGCTTGGGAACCCGGCAATTGCTGTAGCACAACTTGTTAAGTTTCTCTCAAAGCGTGGGGAAAAAGTTAAATCTGGAAGCATAATTTTAACTGGAAGCATAACCGAAGCAATTGATGTTAAAGAGGGGGATTTTATAAAAGTCACAATATGTGGTGTAGGTGAAGTTTCAACTTTCGTCGTGAAAAAATAA
- a CDS encoding 4-oxalocrotonate tautomerase, producing MPVVIINMLEGRTRQMKRELIKKVTDAVVESLKVNPESVRVIINEISKENFAVAGLPIEEYRQKKENGLLGMKTIKKTNEK from the coding sequence ATGCCAGTTGTAATTATAAATATGCTTGAAGGAAGGACAAGGCAGATGAAGAGAGAGTTAATAAAAAAGGTGACAGACGCTGTCGTTGAATCTTTAAAAGTTAACCCTGAAAGCGTTCGTGTGATAATCAATGAGATTTCAAAAGAAAATTTTGCTGTTGCGGGCTTACCAATTGAAGAATACAGGCAGAAAAAGGAGAATGGGCTTTTAGGGATGAAAACCATTAAAAAGACAAATGAAAAATAA
- a CDS encoding Phenol hydroxylase P1 protein has translation MSVQYEIKQKVIEPKRLAFDYLLKRYGNRQASRYEEATVDIQQRENFHYRPTWREGVEIFDKNYSELKLTDYYAFLDPRQYYYYTYNATRAKNYEAVDKYFEFCEERGFFEKVDEDWLKVFNRYFVPLRHLEYAGWILLVGVARFGYGTSITQCAEFNACDKYGNAQLITRIAFELPEPDGDIFENAKKTWLEDKIFQPLREYVEKLLTVQDWGEVLIGQNLAVDVFINPLVHIELDNLAVENGVSIFSFFSKYFYDMYKDNMRWTEELFKVLLADPNYGESNRKFIESKLNYYAGKISSAVDEFADIFKMPRKKGDFKKAKENVLNHAREVYGKLGLNIKI, from the coding sequence ATGTCAGTGCAGTATGAGATCAAGCAAAAGGTAATTGAACCGAAACGACTTGCGTTTGATTATCTTTTGAAAAGATATGGGAACAGACAGGCTTCAAGATACGAAGAGGCAACAGTTGATATCCAGCAGAGGGAAAACTTTCACTACAGACCGACTTGGAGAGAAGGGGTGGAAATTTTTGATAAGAATTATTCCGAGTTGAAATTGACTGATTATTATGCTTTCCTTGATCCGAGGCAGTATTACTATTACACTTACAATGCAACAAGGGCGAAAAATTATGAGGCTGTTGATAAGTATTTTGAATTTTGCGAGGAGCGTGGTTTTTTTGAAAAGGTGGATGAAGATTGGCTTAAAGTTTTTAACAGGTATTTCGTGCCGTTGAGACATCTTGAATATGCAGGTTGGATTTTGCTTGTGGGGGTTGCGAGATTTGGTTATGGGACCTCAATAACTCAATGTGCGGAGTTTAACGCTTGTGACAAGTATGGGAATGCACAGCTTATAACAAGAATTGCTTTTGAGCTTCCTGAACCAGATGGTGATATTTTTGAAAATGCTAAAAAGACATGGCTTGAGGACAAAATTTTTCAACCCTTGCGAGAATATGTTGAGAAGCTGTTGACTGTTCAAGATTGGGGTGAAGTTTTAATAGGTCAAAACCTCGCCGTTGATGTTTTCATTAATCCGCTTGTTCATATTGAACTTGATAATCTTGCTGTTGAGAATGGGGTTTCAATCTTTTCGTTCTTTAGCAAGTATTTTTACGATATGTATAAAGATAATATGCGCTGGACAGAAGAATTGTTCAAGGTTTTGCTCGCCGATCCAAATTATGGTGAAAGCAATAGGAAATTTATTGAGTCAAAGTTGAATTATTACGCTGGTAAAATTTCAAGTGCTGTTGATGAATTTGCAGATATTTTCAAAATGCCAAGGAAGAAAGGCGATTTTAAGAAAGCAAAAGAGAATGTATTAAATCATGCGCGTGAGGTTTATGGCAAACTTGGTTTAAACATCAAAATTTAA
- a CDS encoding phenol hydroxylase P2 protein: MVAVETKRERFVSVDIQKTEEGYNVVQAILKDNPGARIDEFPGYYKVKHPEKLIVNRETVEKFMGRPWDTQEFNLVIISYAGNFAEWDDEKILIQWDTHM, encoded by the coding sequence ATGGTAGCAGTAGAAACAAAAAGGGAAAGATTTGTGTCGGTTGATATTCAGAAAACCGAGGAGGGTTATAATGTTGTACAGGCAATTTTAAAAGATAACCCTGGAGCGAGGATTGATGAATTCCCTGGTTATTACAAGGTAAAGCATCCTGAAAAACTTATTGTTAATCGTGAGACGGTTGAAAAATTTATGGGACGGCCGTGGGACACGCAGGAATTTAACCTTGTGATAATTTCTTACGCTGGAAACTTCGCTGAGTGGGATGATGAGAAAATCTTGATTCAGTGGGATACTCATATGTAA
- a CDS encoding phenol hydroxylase P3 protein, with protein MAKKKLTLAQKYHIYTRGLDWEPTYVSKKDIYPYAEYEGIKIKDWNKWEDPFRMTIEAYWKYQAEKDRRFYAILDGFIQNQGHLTLSDARYLNSIKLFIQGVTPLEYMAHRGFAFVARHLPGAGPRTAGFFQSMDELRHTQIEVHAASNFNKYYDGFHSMTHMHDRVWYLSVPKSYFDDAVTAGPFEYVTAISFSFEYALTNLLFVPFMSGAAYNGDTPTMTFGFSAQSDESRHMTLGLQVVKFLLEQHEDNVPIIQRWIDKWWWRGYRLTSLVGAMMDYMLPKRVMSWKESFELYIEDQILEGLFRDLERYGIRPPLHMEQSIKEKEFLSHDVYWILFSFTFAAAFHSWIPKEEEMEWLAEKYPRTFNQYYRWRYEKAKEAKTPLPGERFYYIGLPQLCQVCQIPMGFTDPDDPKNFVQRYVEYEGEIYHFCSDGCKWIFEQEPEKYVQAWLPVHEIYKGNCFAEPPKGPDDVVPQVLKWYNIQTDNFDYFVSEDYKNWKEWHKDMATVVV; from the coding sequence ATGGCGAAAAAGAAATTAACACTGGCTCAAAAGTATCATATTTACACGCGTGGACTTGATTGGGAGCCAACTTATGTTAGCAAAAAAGATATTTATCCGTATGCTGAATATGAGGGGATTAAAATCAAGGATTGGAACAAGTGGGAAGATCCGTTCAGAATGACTATTGAAGCATATTGGAAATATCAAGCTGAAAAGGACAGAAGGTTTTATGCGATACTTGATGGATTCATTCAGAATCAAGGGCATTTAACTCTTTCTGATGCAAGGTATTTGAACTCAATTAAACTTTTCATTCAGGGCGTCACACCGCTTGAGTATATGGCTCATCGTGGTTTTGCTTTTGTCGCAAGGCATCTTCCTGGGGCTGGTCCGAGAACCGCGGGATTTTTCCAGTCAATGGATGAGCTAAGGCATACCCAAATTGAGGTTCACGCAGCAAGCAATTTTAATAAATATTATGATGGCTTTCATTCAATGACGCATATGCATGATAGGGTTTGGTATTTAAGTGTTCCAAAATCTTATTTTGATGATGCTGTGACTGCTGGACCATTTGAGTATGTAACTGCAATTTCGTTTTCGTTTGAATATGCTTTGACAAATTTGCTTTTCGTTCCATTCATGTCAGGCGCTGCTTATAACGGGGATACGCCGACGATGACATTTGGTTTTAGTGCGCAATCCGATGAATCAAGGCATATGACGCTTGGCTTACAGGTAGTGAAATTTTTGCTTGAGCAACATGAAGATAATGTTCCTATAATTCAAAGATGGATTGATAAATGGTGGTGGCGTGGATATAGGTTGACATCTCTCGTTGGAGCAATGATGGATTATATGCTTCCGAAAAGAGTCATGTCGTGGAAGGAATCATTTGAACTTTATATTGAAGATCAAATACTTGAAGGATTGTTCAGGGATCTTGAAAGGTATGGAATTAGACCACCTTTACATATGGAGCAATCCATCAAGGAGAAGGAATTTTTATCGCATGATGTTTATTGGATTTTGTTCTCATTTACATTTGCAGCAGCTTTCCACTCATGGATTCCAAAAGAGGAGGAGATGGAGTGGCTTGCCGAGAAATATCCAAGAACATTCAATCAGTATTATCGCTGGAGGTATGAGAAAGCCAAAGAAGCAAAAACGCCATTGCCTGGAGAGAGATTTTATTACATAGGTTTACCCCAACTTTGTCAGGTGTGTCAGATACCAATGGGATTTACCGACCCCGATGACCCGAAGAATTTTGTTCAAAGGTATGTTGAATATGAAGGTGAGATTTACCATTTCTGTTCAGATGGTTGCAAGTGGATATTTGAGCAAGAGCCAGAAAAATATGTCCAAGCATGGTTACCCGTCCATGAGATTTACAAGGGGAATTGTTTTGCTGAACCACCTAAAGGTCCGGATGATGTGGTCCCGCAAGTTTTGAAGTGGTATAATATTCAGACTGATAACTTTGATTATTTTGTCTCTGAGGATTACAAGAATTGGAAGGAGTGGCATAAAGATATGGCGACTGTTGTTGTGTAA
- a CDS encoding phenol hydroxylase P4 protein, whose product MPVKALYNYKFPPRDRAEVFGDDIIVYAYWIDNPFFCAGSAWRVPKNMKWKDFVGQIFGQLYGLDPDFKKVKKWKWYHFESEFNPDDEKTLAELGLRHKSIVKFKPA is encoded by the coding sequence ATGCCAGTCAAGGCTCTTTATAACTACAAATTCCCTCCACGCGATAGAGCAGAGGTTTTCGGCGATGATATAATCGTTTACGCATACTGGATTGATAACCCATTTTTCTGCGCAGGTTCTGCCTGGAGGGTTCCGAAAAATATGAAATGGAAAGATTTCGTTGGACAGATTTTTGGGCAACTTTACGGGCTTGATCCCGATTTTAAGAAAGTCAAGAAATGGAAATGGTATCACTTTGAAAGTGAATTCAATCCAGATGATGAAAAGACCCTTGCAGAGCTTGGTTTAAGGCATAAATCAATAGTTAAATTTAAACCTGCTTAA
- a CDS encoding phenol hydroxylase P5 protein produces the protein MRYKIKIEPLGVEISCGEEQTILDACLRNGVWVPHACTHGTCGTCKSKILEGEVDFGLASNFALMDFEREEGYALLCTAKPKSDIVIEADVEVEEGIEFYPVKDFVGKVIDIDDCARDTRKLFIEIVNDKIFYLAGQYIQLYIPGTDQNRAYSIASRPLGEGNSIIELQIKKVPGGLGSKYIFDELKQGDRVKFAGPFGRFVLRKNFDNPMLFLAGGTGLAPIKAMILDAIESGVKQEMYLFHGVRSTRDLYDQDVFSRIEQENSNFHYIPALSEKLPEDEWSGELGFVHEVLERKFQKFSGFKAYISGPPPMVDACIKVLMRGRLFAEDIYVEKFFNEKDRITGGSKVGVVSRI, from the coding sequence ATGAGGTATAAAATTAAAATTGAGCCACTTGGTGTTGAAATAAGCTGTGGCGAAGAGCAAACAATTCTTGATGCGTGTTTAAGAAACGGTGTGTGGGTTCCTCATGCATGCACTCACGGGACATGTGGGACATGTAAGTCAAAAATTTTGGAAGGCGAGGTTGATTTCGGGCTTGCTTCAAATTTTGCGTTGATGGATTTTGAAAGAGAAGAAGGTTATGCGTTGCTTTGCACTGCAAAGCCGAAGTCTGATATCGTGATTGAAGCTGATGTTGAAGTTGAAGAAGGAATTGAATTTTATCCAGTGAAAGACTTTGTTGGAAAAGTTATTGATATTGATGATTGCGCAAGGGATACGAGAAAATTGTTTATTGAAATTGTAAACGATAAAATTTTCTATCTTGCCGGTCAATATATTCAACTTTACATTCCGGGAACAGATCAGAATCGTGCTTATTCAATTGCTTCAAGACCGCTTGGGGAGGGGAACTCTATAATTGAGCTTCAAATAAAGAAAGTCCCGGGCGGTCTTGGCTCAAAATATATTTTTGATGAGTTGAAGCAGGGTGATAGGGTTAAGTTTGCGGGTCCTTTTGGTAGATTTGTTTTGAGAAAAAATTTTGATAACCCGATGCTCTTCCTTGCTGGTGGGACTGGACTTGCGCCGATAAAAGCTATGATACTTGATGCGATTGAAAGTGGTGTGAAACAGGAAATGTATTTATTTCATGGTGTTAGATCAACGAGAGATTTATATGACCAAGATGTTTTTTCAAGGATTGAGCAGGAAAACTCAAATTTCCATTATATTCCTGCGCTGTCCGAAAAATTGCCCGAAGACGAATGGAGTGGTGAGCTTGGCTTTGTTCATGAGGTGCTTGAGAGAAAATTTCAAAAATTTTCAGGTTTCAAGGCATATATCTCTGGACCACCGCCAATGGTTGATGCGTGTATAAAGGTATTGATGCGAGGAAGGTTATTCGCAGAGGATATTTATGTTGAAAAATTCTTCAATGAAAAAGATAGGATAACCGGAGGATCAAAAGTTGGAGTTGTATCAAGGATTTAA
- a CDS encoding 2-hydroxymuconate semialdehyde hydrolase, whose protein sequence is MTEVEKVKIGEYYEVVGNIKTHFHRAGSGMPIVFIHGSGPGVSAWANWRLNLPFFVENGFEVFAPDIVGFGYTERPENFEYTHKNRIKHVIDFIKHFELENVNIVGNSMGGAIALAVALEIPERIRRLVIMGSVGVKFPITEGLLTVWGYKPSIENMRKVIETLSSNPDLVGDDLVRMRYEASIQPGFQETYEKMFYPPYQKHLDEMDVEDRLNEIKIPTLIIHGKLDKVIPYQISIRIFEKMPNAELHIFGDCGHWTQIEKRDEFNELVKDFLLR, encoded by the coding sequence ATGACCGAGGTTGAAAAAGTTAAAATTGGCGAATATTATGAGGTCGTAGGTAATATCAAGACACATTTTCACAGGGCTGGCTCTGGGATGCCGATTGTTTTTATACACGGTTCTGGACCCGGGGTTTCAGCTTGGGCAAATTGGAGATTGAATTTGCCATTTTTTGTTGAAAATGGTTTTGAGGTTTTTGCCCCGGATATTGTTGGCTTTGGTTATACTGAAAGACCCGAAAATTTTGAATACACACATAAAAACAGAATAAAGCATGTAATTGATTTCATCAAACATTTTGAACTTGAAAATGTTAACATTGTGGGAAACTCCATGGGTGGAGCCATTGCCCTTGCGGTTGCTCTTGAAATTCCGGAAAGAATTAGACGTCTTGTGATAATGGGAAGCGTTGGTGTTAAGTTTCCAATAACTGAGGGACTTTTAACTGTATGGGGATATAAACCAAGTATTGAAAATATGAGAAAAGTTATTGAAACTCTTTCAAGTAATCCAGATCTTGTTGGCGATGATTTGGTTCGGATGAGATATGAGGCATCAATTCAACCTGGATTCCAAGAAACATACGAAAAAATGTTTTATCCACCGTATCAAAAACATCTTGATGAAATGGATGTTGAGGATAGGTTAAATGAGATAAAAATTCCAACTCTTATAATCCATGGGAAGCTTGACAAAGTTATACCTTACCAAATAAGCATAAGAATTTTTGAGAAAATGCCAAATGCTGAGTTACATATTTTTGGCGATTGTGGACATTGGACCCAGATTGAGAAAAGGGACGAGTTTAATGAACTTGTAAAGGATTTTCTTTTAAGATAA
- a CDS encoding Uncharacterized conserved protein GlcG, DUF336 family, translated as MQLMRKYVLTSEIAREIINKAEEKAKEFGVRVCIAVVDDGGNLLEFRRMTGAPILSIGISQNKAYTAIAFGLPTSKWYELIKDEPALLHGIVHTPRLVIFAGGVPIKVNGQIIGGIGVSGATAQRDEEIALAGISVVENLTNIEQ; from the coding sequence ATGCAATTAATGCGAAAGTATGTGCTTACTTCAGAAATAGCTCGCGAGATTATAAACAAAGCGGAAGAGAAAGCAAAGGAGTTTGGTGTAAGGGTTTGTATAGCTGTAGTTGATGATGGGGGGAATTTACTTGAATTTCGCAGGATGACAGGTGCGCCAATTTTAAGCATTGGGATATCGCAGAACAAAGCTTATACAGCAATTGCGTTCGGTTTGCCAACGAGCAAATGGTATGAATTGATAAAAGATGAACCAGCGCTTTTGCATGGAATTGTTCATACGCCACGGTTGGTGATCTTTGCTGGTGGTGTCCCGATCAAAGTTAATGGTCAGATAATTGGTGGGATTGGCGTAAGCGGAGCAACAGCTCAGCGGGATGAAGAAATTGCTTTAGCTGGAATTTCAGTAGTTGAAAATTTAACAAATATAGAGCAATGA
- a CDS encoding CDP-4-dehydro-6-deoxyglucose reductase encodes MNNGRSFKIHLLPNDITFLCYEKQTILESALKAGIELPHGCTKGGCGVCKIRVKGRVDFGRVSKVMLTDQEKENGFCLSCRAIPLEDIEISLIDGSHAKVVRYDEFYSFLFKTRTNL; translated from the coding sequence ATGAACAATGGTAGATCATTTAAAATACATCTCTTGCCAAATGATATAACATTTCTCTGTTATGAGAAACAAACAATTCTTGAATCTGCCTTGAAAGCTGGGATTGAACTTCCGCACGGTTGCACAAAGGGTGGTTGTGGTGTTTGTAAAATTAGGGTTAAAGGTAGAGTTGATTTCGGAAGAGTTTCAAAGGTTATGCTCACAGATCAAGAGAAAGAGAATGGATTTTGTCTTTCGTGCAGGGCGATTCCGCTTGAGGATATTGAAATATCTCTCATTGATGGTTCGCATGCAAAGGTTGTAAGATATGATGAATTTTACTCGTTTCTCTTTAAAACAAGAACAAATCTTTAA